GGCAACGCCATGTGCCACAGATAATCCTTGATTTTGCCTGCCCACGACAGCGTGTCGAAATCATCGCCGACCAAACCGCCCTGCGGGAACCACGCAAAAAAGCTGCCGCCGCCGAACAACACCAGCAGCACCAAACCCAACACAAACGGCGGTATGGTATAACCGACCAGCACCACCATCCCCGTTACCGCATCAAAACGGCTGCCGTCGCGCACCGCCTTGGCAATGCCCAACGGGATACAAATCAGATAAGCCAGGAAAAACGTCCACAAGCCCAAACTCATCGATACCGGCATTTTCTGTTTGACCAGCTCGAACACGGTTTCATGATGGAAAAAACTCTTGCCCAAATCAAAACGGGCAAACCGCCACACCATATCCGCAAACCGCGTCAGCGGCGGCTTGTCGAAACCGTACAGCGCATTCAACGCCGCCAAATCTTCCGGGCTGATGCGGTTGCCGTTTTTCATGATATTGCCCGCCGTCGCATTCGCCGTCTCGCCGCTGACCGCGCCATGCGTCAACTGCTGCACCATCTGCTCCACCGGCCCGCCCGGCACGAATTGGATAACGGCAAAAGTAATCGCCAAAATCCCCAACAGCGTGGGGATTAAGAGTAATAGGCGGTGGAGGATGTAACGGTACATGCTTGGGTATTCCTCTATTTGGGTTTGAAGGTCGTCTGAAAATTGTTTCTTGTTCAACCCGAAGTGTTTATTTGATTTTTTCGCGGGCAAAGCCCACGCTACACGGTTGCTTTATATTCTTCTGGCAATTGAACCAATAGACTTCACTATCGTTTAGGTCGTCTGAAAATTGAAGCGGCAAACTTTCAGACGACCTCTCTTATTTTTCCAAAGCCTCTTGCAGTTTCTTTTCAATCAAATCTGCGTCAAACGACTTGGCAATCAGCTCGAAGCGCGAATCGCGGCGCCATGAGACTTGGTTGGCGCCCCATTGCCCGTCCACCCAGTTGAGCCACACCCATGTGCCGAGCACTTGGAACACGCCTTTGGCGCGGACGAGGCCGTCTGTGAATTTGGGCAGGTCGTTGAAGAAGTTGGTCAGCTTTTCGCCGTCGAAATCGCGTCCGGCGGGGAAAGTGAAACCTTGCGACTGGAAGCCCATGGTGTTGTCCGGCAGGGCTTTGAGGCGGTAGCGTGATTTTTCGATGACGGGAATGTCGAGCCATTGGATGTCGAGTTGTGCGTTTTGGACTTCAACCACTTTGGCTTTGGGCGGGAACAGTTTTGCCGCTTTGTCGTGAAATTCGGCAAGCTGTTCGGGGGTGCATAAATCGGTTTTGCTGGCGACCAATACGTCGCAGATGCCGATTTGGTCTTTATACAACGCCTGCTGTGCGTAATCGGGGTTGATGAACTGGCGCGGATCGACGACGGTAAAAACGGCGCCGATTTCCAAAAGGCTGTCCAGCGGTTTGGCTTTCAATTCGTCGATGACGCTGGCGGCATGCGCCAGTCCGCTTGCTTCAATCATCAGGCGGTCGGGCTTGGCGTCGCGCAGCATTTTCTGCACGGTTACGCCCATTTGCGGACCGGCGGTGCAACACAAACAGCCGCCGGCGATTTCTGCCACAGGGATGCCGTTGTCGCTCAATACCGCGCCGTCAATACCGATTTCGCCGAACTCATTGACGATGATGACCCATTTTTCGTTCGGGTCTTTCTGCTCCATCAGGCTTTTGAGCGCGGTGGTTTTGCCTGTTCCCAGAAAACCTGAAATCAGGTGGACTTTGGTTTTTTTCACTTCTGACATTTTTTACAGATTCCAGTTAAAACAACGTGTTCTTCTTTCAGCGCAAAGCCGCTTTCGGCAACGCCTGCGCGCAGTGCCGCCCATTCGTGGCTCAGGGTTTGCTCGTCCGCCGTGCCGCATTCGGTGCAGACCAAAATAAACGCGCTATGGTGTGCTTCGGCTTCTTCGTGGTCGTGGCAATGGTCGTCGCACTCGTGCTGCGCGTGGCTGCACAAAATATAGCCGTTGACCGCCGCCACTTTGTGTAAAACGCCCTGCTCCGCCCAAAAATCAAGGGCGCGGTAGGCCGTCGGCGGCGCAACCACGCCCTCGCTTTGCTGCTGCATCTGCGACAAGACGTTGTAGGCTTTAATCACGCCGCTTTGCTGCAAAACGATATCGAGCACCTGCTCGCGCAAAGCGGTTACCTGTACGCCGTCACGGCGTGCCTGTTCGAGGATTTTTTGTTTGATTGCGTGTTTCATAAAGGCTTTCAGACGACCTTAAAATTCTGAACGGAGAGGATTACATTATAACGTGTTTCCGTTTGGTTTAAACTGCTGTTGTTTTCAGGAGCGAAAAACATGGGGAAACACCCTTGGGAACAGCGAATAATAGTCCTCCTTCAAAATCCAAATACCTGGAAATAAGCCTGACATTTTACCGAGAGGAATAGCTCCTCCCCTTTGTATAGCCAATTAAAAATAAAATAGTACAATACTCAACTTTGAAGTTTTGACCATGGCATACTCTGCGGACTTAAGGAATAAAGCTTTAAACTATTACGAACAATGCAAAAATATCAGCCAAACCGCAGTAACGTTTAACTTGTCAAGAAACACGCTTTACCTGTGGATTCGCCTTAAAAAACAAACGGGCAGCCTAAAACATCAAGTTACTGGTCTAAATGCCGTCAAATTGGATAGGCAAAAACTGGCTCAATATGTTGGGCAACACCCGGATGCCTATCTGCATGAAATCGCCAAACATTTTGATTGTACGCCAGCCGCCGTTTGCTATGCACTCAAACAGATGGGGATGATGCGCAAAAAAAGACCACCACTTACAAAGAACAAGATCCGGCCAAAGTGACGCATTATTTGACACAGCCGGCCGAATTTTCTGACTACCAACGCGTTTATTGTAGAAAATCGTCGCGTTGTTTACACAACAGGTTGAGAAAAATAAGCCTGCAAGACCTCAAACGGCGTATCGCCGTTCAAACTGCGGTGTGGCTTCACAGTGTTATAAAAATTAACAAAGCGGCACAACTCCTTTTGCCGGTGTTCCGGACTCTCAAACGACTGTTTCTCATGCCACATCTCCATCAGGGTACGGATAACCCGCTCCGCCTTACCGTTGGTCTGCGGACGGGCAACCCGGGTAAACTTTTGACCAATCCCGTTCTCGTAACAGGCTACACCGAAAGCATGGTTGGCCGAGCCTTTGTATTCCGTACCGTTGTCGGAGTAAACGCACTCAATCAGGTATGGGCAGGGATCAATCAGGTGTTCGGTCAGAAACTTGGCGGCGCTGTCTGCGGTTTTGTCCGGCAAAATGGCGGCGTATAGCTCCCTTGAGAAATCGTCGATGGCGACAAACAGGTAATCCCGCTTATCGGTGGCTTTCTGCCCTTTGAGCAGCGGCAGCCGTTTGGTGTCGAGATGCACCAGCTCTCCGGGGTAGGATTTATTGTAGCGTTTGGCCTGCTTTTTGAGTTTTCCTGAATGCTGCGTTCTACCTTGGCCAGGCGTTTCATTCCGTACTTTGCCTGTTTGAAACGGTTGTTGGTACTGGTTTGCGGTTTGAGCAGCTTGGCCCTTGCGGCTTTAAGGGCGCGGTAAATGGTGACGCGGCTGACTTGGTAGCGGCGTGCCAGGGAGGTGACGCTTTCCTTCCCCTGCGTGTAGGCCAGCCAAATGGCTTGTCGGTGGTGCGGGGTGAGGCGGGTGTTTTTGTGCATGTTCATGTTTCAGTATTCTCCTGGAAATACTGTAAACAACGCTACTGATTTCTACACGTTATTTAGATGAAACAGGATTTGACCGCTACCTGTTCCGTCCCTATGCCCGCAGCCCGAAAGGGCAAATAGTGAAAGCGCAGATAAGTGGAAAAAGATACCGACGCTTATCTCTGGTGTCCGCACAAGTCGGCAACCGGCTGATTGCTCCGATGGTTTATCAAAATACGATGACCGGAGTCTTTTTTGAAGCGTGGTTTCAGCAATGCCTACTGCCTGCATTGACTCAAAAATCGGTGATTATTTTAGATAATGCACGATTTCACCGTATGGGTGTCTTACGGGAAATGGCGGGAAAATTGGGACATAAGGTATTGCCTCTTGCACCTTATTCGCCTGAGCTCAACCCGATTGAGAAGGTGTGGGCGAATATTAAGCGGTATCTGCGAACCGTTTTGTCTGATTACGCCCGATTTGACGATGCGTTACTGTCCTATTTTGATTTTAATTGACTATATTACTGACAGCGGCTTGCCATTCGCGTTTTTCCTGTTGCTTGGCTTCGCTGGGGTCTTGCCCCGATGCAAGCAAGCAGCGGGCGTTTTCAGCAGCTTGGTGGGCTTCCACTAGTGATATGGTCGGATATTTGCCGATTGAAAGCGTTTTCCGTTTGCCGTTATGCGAAAAATCACCCCCCATAACTTCCCGCCGCTCGTATTGATATACAGATACAAGCCCTTGCCGTCATTCAGCTTAAACGGTTTTTCGGCAGGCTTGGTGTTTTTGATTTGTCGGTCGTTCAGCTTCATTTTTACAGTATTTTTCAGATACCGCAAAAGATACCGTAAATTTTAGGTTGATTCAATTAGGCAGAAATAGGCAGAATTATATGATGTATAGTAGATTAACTTTAAACCAGTACGGCGTTGCCTCGCCTTGCCGTACTATCTGTATTGTCTGCGGCTTCGTCGCCTTGTCCTGATTTAAATTTAATCCACTATAAAGATACCGAAACCAGTGAGAAGCCTTGTCTTTCTTGGCTTTGGTTTACGGTGTTAGGCTTCGACAGGCAAAAAAATAACCGCTCTAAAAGCGGTTGTGGTGCCCGGAGCCGGAATCGAACCGGCACGGCCGGTTTAGGGCCGACGGATTTTAAGTCCGTTGTGTCTACCTATTTCACCACCCGGGCGCAGACTGTTTTATATTAAAATTTGGAGGCGGGGGCACGGATTTGAACCGGCCTATATAAGGGTTGCACCCCTTATAGCATAAACACTCTGCCACCCCGCCATGAAATGAGTGGAGGCGAGAGTCGGAATCGAACCGGCGTAGACGGATTTGCAATCCGCTGCATAACCACTTTGCTATCTCGCCAAACAAACTACCAGGTAGTGTTCAAACTGGAGCGGGAAACGAGTCTCGAACTCGCGACCTCAACCTTGGCAAGGTTGCGCTCTACCAACTGAGCTATTCCCGCCTATCCAAATGTGCCTGAATGATGGAGCGGGAAACGAGTCTCGAACTCGCGACCTCAACCTTGGCAAGGTTGCGCTCTACCAACTGAGCTATTCCCGCATGGGACACATCTGAAAATTAAACTGTGGAGCGGGAAACGAGTCTCGAACTCGCGACCTCAACCTTGGCAAGGTTGCGCTCTACCAACTGAGCTATTCCCGCATCGGAGAAACTTTATAGCAACTTAAGACAGGATTCGTTTGGAGCGGGAAACGAGTCTCGAACTCGCGACCTCAACCTTGGCAAGGTTGCGCTCTACCAACTGAGCTATTCCCGCCGAATGTCTGTTTCTTGCTGCTGTTTCTGAAGAAGACGCAATTATTATGGATTTAAAACTTGTCGTCAAGGGGTTTGTTTTATTTTTTATTTGATTTCCTGCCACGCCATTTTCAGATAATAGAACATTGACCAGAGGGTTAATACAGATGCGATAAACATCAATATGTTACCTGTCAGGTAAAAAATATTGTCAAATCGATTGGAGGCTAAGAGCAATAAAAATATAGCAACCATTTGCGCGGCGGTTTTAAATTTGCCGATCGTGGCAACGGCAACGCTGCTGCGTCTGCCCATTTGCGCCATCCATTCCCTCAAGGCGGAAATGGTAATTTCCCTGCCGATGATGATGATGGCGAAGATAACATAAGTACGGCCAAGGCTGACCAGCAGTAATAATGCGGTCGCTACCATCAATTTATCCGCAACGGGATCGAGGAATGCGCCGAAATCGGAGGTTTGCTTCCAAAGCCTTGCTAAAAATCCGTCAAACCAATCGGTTACGGCTGCGAGTGCGAAAATGATAGCGGCAGTCCAATTGACGGTTTCCGGTGCAATCCACCCTTTTGGCAGGAAAAACAGCAAAGTAAAGACCGGAATCAGCAAAACGCGCATCCAAGTCAGAAAAATCGGTATGTTCCAAGGCATGATTTACCTTTGATGTGGTTATGATAGTTAATTTGCCTATTATAACGGACTTGTCTGTCTGAAAGCATATGTTTTAACCATCTTTCAGACAGCAAAAGCCTTCAAGTCCGTTTGTTTTTTCGATAAAACCTGCATTGAGGCAGCCATTCTTTTTGGCACGGGTCGTCGATAAACGACTTTAAAATCTTTTGAAAGGTTTGATTTTGGGCGTTGTATATGTTGCCTTTTAGATGACACGACGCGTAATAATGCGCCAATAAATCCGCCTGCTGCTCCATATTCAGCATACCGAAATGACAAATATCAGACAGATTGGGATAGAGATAGGCACGGCGGCGGCGGTAGCCTCCGCTGACGAACAAAAACAATCCGCCCAACCAGGTTTTAAATCCTTGCTGGTACTGCCAAACATGGGTCAATTCATGAATCATCCATATTTGATGGGACTCGGAAGCGAGGGCGAAGTCGTCAGGACAATTATTGCGCGGGAAATAGATGTTCCCGTTGGGCGAAACGGCAACCTGCATGGTTGGTAGGCAAGGAATGCCTTGATAGATTTTGACGCGGGCGTAATCAATGCTGTCGGCAAAAATCAGCTTTGCCATTTTGATTTCGTTGTCCGTCAGCCTGCGCCAGCGTTTGCTCATACCTTGTCCTTGTTACTTTCATGACGACCGGGGTCATCTGAAAACGGTTATCCTGCCTTATCAGTCATTCAGCTATGTTCACGACCGATACTGCCCTGCCCGCTTTATAGTGGATTAAATTTAAATCAGGACAAGGCGACGAAGCTGCAGACAGTACAGATAGTACGGAACCGATTCACTTGGTGCTTCAGCACCTTAGAGAATCGTTCTCTTTGAGCTAAGGCGAGACAACGCCGTACTGGTTTAAAGTTAATCCACTATATTTGCGCCAACATCATCACAAACCTTACAACATGAAGGTCGTCTGAAATTTTTCAGACGACCTTTTGAGCCTGTCAAACTATTGTCCTGAATCTTTCGGCTTCTGATTGGCGTTCTCAAACAATTTGTTCATAGGGGTCAGATTGATTGCATTGCCTTGACTGACTATCCATTTATCCTCCACCCGCCAAACGCCCGAGGTATCTTCCACGCGCAGATACCAGTGGTTGGTCGGCGGCAGGGGTTTGAAAGTTGCTTCATACTCCATACGGCCGTTTTGGATTTCCGAGCTGACGGGGTGCAGTTTGACGGTTTGGTCTTCCGATTTTTTAGTCGGGTGCATCAAAAGGAGATTCAAAGGCTGTTTGGGATCGAATTCCCCGCTGACAAACACTTTGGCCGCATCCTTATCCGGACTGATCAACACTTGCACCTGCATATGCCGCTTTACTGCCTCTTCATCGCGGTGAAGCTGGATGTCGATGTGTTTGCCGTCTTTGTAATAGTCGTCCGTTACCAAATCGGTTGCATGCTCTTTGGCGACGAAGAACATGGCGACACTGGCAATCACAACGAAAATAGGCCCCGCCATCAACACCCACGGCCAAATGTGTTTGTACCAAGGTTTGACTTGTTTTTGCTCGGACACGTTTTATTCTCCGATAAAGGTTGCTTCTTCTTCCAAGATAGTGGGTTTGCCATCTGCTTTGCCGGTTTCGCGATAAGTGAAGGTAAACTCAATCGGATGGCTGCCCTTGTCGGCGTATTCGGGAATGGTGGAAACTTGGACAGGGATGGTCAACGTTTGGCGCGGTGCGATTTTCACGCCGCCTTCCGGCAATCCGGTCAGGGCAATTTCTTCAAAGCCTTTGACTGCCGCAGTCATCACTTGTTCGTTTTCGCTATTGTTGATAATGCGCAGGTTGTATGCGTTTTCCAGCCAACCTTTGCTGTTTTCGCGCACCATCACGCCGCGGTCTTTCAAAATATCGACTTCTACCATTTTGCGGGTGGAAAGTCCGACCAAGAAAGCAATAATAACCACCAGTAAAACAGCGCCGTATCCCGCCACACGCGGACGTTTCAAGCGTTTTTTGATGTCGCTTTCAGGATATTCGTGTTCCAACGCGCCTTCGGTCGTATAGCGTATCAGGCCGCGCGGATAACCCATTTTGTCCATAATTTCGTCGCAGGCATCAATACACGCCGCACAGCCGATACATTGGTATTGCAAACCGTCGCGGATATCGATACCGACGGGACAGACCTGTACGCACATGGTGCAGTTGATGCAGTCGCCCAATCCGCTGTCTTCTTTGTTGGCGGTTTTCTTGCGTGCGCCGCGCGGTTCGCCGCGTTCGGTATCGTAAGAAATAATCAGCGTGTCTTTGTCGAACATCGCGCTTTGGAAGCGTGCATACGGACACATATGCAGGCACACTTTCTCACGCATAACGTGGGCAAAGAAGAAGGTCATGAAGCCGTAAAACGCTGCGGCAAACATCGCGCCGCCGCCCGCCGCTCCGGCAAACAAGTCGGGAACGAACTGGCGGATCGGGACAAACCAGCCCGCAAAGGTAATGCCTGTCCACGCGCAGACAATGAAAATCAGCAGGGCTTTAGTTGCTTTGATGCGGATTTTAGTGAAATTCCACGGCGATTTTTCCAGCTTCAGGCGTTTGTTGCGGTCGCCTTCGACCAAGTTGTCGATCCAAAGCATGATTTCGGTGTAAACCGTCTGCGGGCAGGAATAGCCGCACCACAAGCGTCCGGCAATCGTCGTCCACCAAAACAGTCCGAAGGCGCAAATCATCAGCAGCAGGGCAAGGTAAATCAAGTCGCCCATACCCAGCGACAGCCCGAAAATGAAGAAATGGCGGTCCGGAATATTGAAGAGTACCGCCTGACGGTCGCTCCAGTTGAACCACGGAATCACATAAAACACAAACTGCGTCGCCAATACGGCGGCTATACGCAATTTGGCGAACCGCCCTTCCGCTTTTTTCGGATGGATGCGTTCCCCTTCGGGATGGATTTGGATGACGCTGGATTTGGGTTTTGAGGGTTTGGGCGGAGCGGTTTTTGCCGGTTTCTCGGACTGCTCTTTCGGGGCAACGTTTTTTTCTTCTGACACAGCGTTTTCGGCTTGGTTTTCTGTTGACATTTTTCAGTGTTCCTTCGTGTGTTTGCGCGCAGGTCTTTTATTCTGATTACTGGTTTGATTGGTTTTTCAGACGACCTTTTATATGCGTCGGAATCATATCATTTGAACTTGACCAAAGCAAAAAGCCCTACTTGGCTTTTATATGCCACCCGTTTTGATTTTTCTGTTGTCCGAGTCCGAAATCGGCGATATTCAAGCAGTTGCATATAACCGATGACGCTATGCTTATAGCGAATCGCTATATCTCTGATAAAAATTTATAAACTACTGTTTCAAAACGGAATAACAGTTAATCTCATCTGCTTTGCCTGTTTAAGACGACCCCTTATGCGGACAATTTTTAAAACAGGACAACGCGAAACCGATGCCGTACCGGTTTGAAGTTGTCCTTCTGATAGACGGAAAGGTCGTCTGAAAGCCGCCCATATCCTTGAAAGCCTGCCCGAATCGGGCGATAATCAACGGAATTTTCTTTACCGTTACCGTTTCAAACCAATACAGCAAGGAAGGTACAAAATGTCTCAACTGGCAAACGCAATCCGTTTCCTCTCGGCCGATGCCGTTCAAAAAGCAAATTCCGGCCACCCCGGCGCGCCCATGGGTATGGCGGAAATGGCGGAAGTATTGTGGACGAAATTCCTGCGTCACAACCCTGCCAACCCCAAATTCTACAACCGCGACCGCTTCGTCCTCTCCAACGGCCACGCGTCCATGCTGTTGTACAGCCTGCTGCACCTGACCGGCTACAACCTGAGCATTGAAGACTTGAAAAATTTCCGCCAGCTGCACAGTAAAACCCCCGGCCACCCCGAATACGGCTACACCGACGGCGTGGAAACTACGACCGGCCCGTTGGGACAAGGCATTGCCAACGCGGTGGGTATGGCATTGGCGGAAAAAATCCTTGCCGCCGAATTTAATAAAGACGGTTTGAACATCGTCGATCACTACACCTATGTCTTTATGGGCGACGGCTGCCTGATGGAAGGCGTATCGCACGAAGCCTGTTCGCTCGCCGGCACCTTGGGCTTGGGCAAACTGATTGTTTTATATGATGACAACAATATTTCCATCGACGGCAAAGTGGACGGCTGGTTTACCGAAAACATCCCGCAACGCTTTGAAAGCTACGGCTGGCACGTCGTTCCCAATGTAAACGGCCACGACACCGCCGCCATTCAAGCCGCCATCGAAGCTGCCCGCGCCGAAACCGGCAAACCGTCCCTCATCTGCTGCAAAACCTTAATCGGCAAAGGCAGCGCCAACAAAGAAGGTAGCCACAAAACCCACGGCGCACCTTTGGGCGCGGACGAAATCGAAGCCACGCGTAAACATCTGGGCTGGGCTTACCCCGCCTTTGAAATTCCGCAAGAAATTTACGACGCATGGAGTGCGAAAGAACAAGGCGCGAAACTGGAAGCGGAATGGAACGATCTGTTTGCGCAATACCAAGCCAAATATCCCGCCGAGGCCGCAGAATTCGTGCGCCGCATGGATAAAAAACTGCCGGACAATTTCGATGCATACGTTCAAGCAGCATTGAAAGAAGTGTGTGCCAAAGCCGAAACCATCGCCACCCGCAAAGCCAGCCAAAACAGCATCGAAATCCTCGCTAAAGAGCTGCCCGAACTGGTGGGCGGTTCAGCCGACCTGACTCCGTCCAACCTGACCGACTGGTCGGGCAGTGTCTCCGTTACCCGCGACAAAGGCGGCAACTACATCCACTACGGCGTGCGCGAGTTCGGCATGGGTGCCATCATGAACGGCCTTGCCCTGCATGGCGGCGTAAAACCCTTCGGCGCAACTTTCCTGATGTTCAGCGAATACGAACGCAACGCCCTGCGCATGGCGGCGCTGATGAAAATCAACCCCGTCTTCGTCTTCACCCACGATTCCATCGGCCTCGGCGAAGACGGCCCGACCCACCAACCCATCGAGCAAACCGCCACCCTGCGCCTGATTCCGAACATGGACGTATGGCGTCCGTGCGACACCGCCGAATCGCTGGTGGCATGGGCGGAAGCGGTAAAAGCCGAAGACCATCCGTCCTGCCTGATTTTCAGCCGTCAAAACCTGAAATTCCAAGCGCGCAACGAACAACAACTGAACGACATCAAACGCGGCGGCTACGTCATCAGCGAAGCCCAAGGCAACGCCCAAGCCGTCATCATTGCCACCGGTTCCGAAGTCGAGCTGGCTCTGGAAGCGCAAAAAGCCCTCGCCGCGCAAAACATCGCCGTACGCGTTGTTTCCATGCCGTCCACCAACGTCTTCGACCGCCAAGACGCCGCCTATCAAGCCACCGTCCTGCCCGAAGGCCTGCCGCGCATCGCCGTAGAAGCCGGACACGCCGACGGCTGGTACAAATACGTTGGATTGAACGGCGCAGTCGTCGGCATCAACCGCTTCGGCGAATCCGCCCCTGCCGAACTGCTGTTCAAAGAATTCGGCTTTACTGTGGAAAATGTGGTGGATACTGTGAAATCAGTGCTGTAAGCGGCAGCTATCGCATCAAAGGTCGTCTGAAAACAGAAGATGAAGGTTTTCAGACGACCTTTTTCCTTTAAAGCCGCCCAAACCGGTTTAACGAAAATCCAAATATCCATACAGCGACGCAACCCTTCCTACGCCAACGAAGTTGCATAGAAACGCCGGATAAAGCGTCGTCTGAACCCCTCCTATTCCCGATAATCTTTTGCCATATCTTGAAAGCCGCACCGTTAAACCGTAAAATTACACCTTACTAAATTTGATATAAATTTACATCCAACCCATCTTCCCCGCCAATTATGATGACCCGCCTTACCGCCTATCGGAAAACCCTCCTCATCTGCCTGATTTTATGGGCATCCATCGTCGCCGTTTTCTCCGCCGAACGTTTCTTCATGCTGCATCATTTCGTTTCAGACGACATCCGCAGCCGTTACGCGGGCGATTTGGCGGCTTTGTTTGTCAAAGGGCTGCTGTTCGACATCAAAATCGCCTCCGTTGCCGCCGCCTTCCCCTTCCTGATCGGGCTGTTCGGACTGGCTACGCAGAAAACCACCGCCTTTACCCTACGCCTCCTGCCTACCGTCGCAACCGTCCTTTTCCTGACCGCCTTTGCCGCCGCGCTGGGCAACTGGTTCTATTACAGCGTTTACGACCGTCAATTTGACGTCTTCGTCTTCGGACTGGCAGACGAAGACACCCGCGCTGTCCTGAAAACCGTCTGGTCGGACT
Above is a window of Neisseria mucosa DNA encoding:
- a CDS encoding transcriptional repressor, with amino-acid sequence MKHAIKQKILEQARRDGVQVTALREQVLDIVLQQSGVIKAYNVLSQMQQQSEGVVAPPTAYRALDFWAEQGVLHKVAAVNGYILCSHAQHECDDHCHDHEEAEAHHSAFILVCTECGTADEQTLSHEWAALRAGVAESGFALKEEHVVLTGICKKCQK
- the pgsA gene encoding CDP-diacylglycerol--glycerol-3-phosphate 3-phosphatidyltransferase, with product MPWNIPIFLTWMRVLLIPVFTLLFFLPKGWIAPETVNWTAAIIFALAAVTDWFDGFLARLWKQTSDFGAFLDPVADKLMVATALLLLVSLGRTYVIFAIIIIGREITISALREWMAQMGRRSSVAVATIGKFKTAAQMVAIFLLLLASNRFDNIFYLTGNILMFIASVLTLWSMFYYLKMAWQEIK
- a CDS encoding GTP-binding protein; the protein is MSEVKKTKVHLISGFLGTGKTTALKSLMEQKDPNEKWVIIVNEFGEIGIDGAVLSDNGIPVAEIAGGCLCCTAGPQMGVTVQKMLRDAKPDRLMIEASGLAHAASVIDELKAKPLDSLLEIGAVFTVVDPRQFINPDYAQQALYKDQIGICDVLVASKTDLCTPEQLAEFHDKAAKLFPPKAKVVEVQNAQLDIQWLDIPVIEKSRYRLKALPDNTMGFQSQGFTFPAGRDFDGEKLTNFFNDLPKFTDGLVRAKGVFQVLGTWVWLNWVDGQWGANQVSWRRDSRFELIAKSFDADLIEKKLQEALEK
- the ccoG gene encoding cytochrome c oxidase accessory protein CcoG, producing MSTENQAENAVSEEKNVAPKEQSEKPAKTAPPKPSKPKSSVIQIHPEGERIHPKKAEGRFAKLRIAAVLATQFVFYVIPWFNWSDRQAVLFNIPDRHFFIFGLSLGMGDLIYLALLLMICAFGLFWWTTIAGRLWCGYSCPQTVYTEIMLWIDNLVEGDRNKRLKLEKSPWNFTKIRIKATKALLIFIVCAWTGITFAGWFVPIRQFVPDLFAGAAGGGAMFAAAFYGFMTFFFAHVMREKVCLHMCPYARFQSAMFDKDTLIISYDTERGEPRGARKKTANKEDSGLGDCINCTMCVQVCPVGIDIRDGLQYQCIGCAACIDACDEIMDKMGYPRGLIRYTTEGALEHEYPESDIKKRLKRPRVAGYGAVLLVVIIAFLVGLSTRKMVEVDILKDRGVMVRENSKGWLENAYNLRIINNSENEQVMTAAVKGFEEIALTGLPEGGVKIAPRQTLTIPVQVSTIPEYADKGSHPIEFTFTYRETGKADGKPTILEEEATFIGE
- a CDS encoding type IV secretion protein Rhs translates to MSKRWRRLTDNEIKMAKLIFADSIDYARVKIYQGIPCLPTMQVAVSPNGNIYFPRNNCPDDFALASESHQIWMIHELTHVWQYQQGFKTWLGGLFLFVSGGYRRRRAYLYPNLSDICHFGMLNMEQQADLLAHYYASCHLKGNIYNAQNQTFQKILKSFIDDPCQKEWLPQCRFYRKNKRT
- the tkt gene encoding transketolase, which produces MSQLANAIRFLSADAVQKANSGHPGAPMGMAEMAEVLWTKFLRHNPANPKFYNRDRFVLSNGHASMLLYSLLHLTGYNLSIEDLKNFRQLHSKTPGHPEYGYTDGVETTTGPLGQGIANAVGMALAEKILAAEFNKDGLNIVDHYTYVFMGDGCLMEGVSHEACSLAGTLGLGKLIVLYDDNNISIDGKVDGWFTENIPQRFESYGWHVVPNVNGHDTAAIQAAIEAARAETGKPSLICCKTLIGKGSANKEGSHKTHGAPLGADEIEATRKHLGWAYPAFEIPQEIYDAWSAKEQGAKLEAEWNDLFAQYQAKYPAEAAEFVRRMDKKLPDNFDAYVQAALKEVCAKAETIATRKASQNSIEILAKELPELVGGSADLTPSNLTDWSGSVSVTRDKGGNYIHYGVREFGMGAIMNGLALHGGVKPFGATFLMFSEYERNALRMAALMKINPVFVFTHDSIGLGEDGPTHQPIEQTATLRLIPNMDVWRPCDTAESLVAWAEAVKAEDHPSCLIFSRQNLKFQARNEQQLNDIKRGGYVISEAQGNAQAVIIATGSEVELALEAQKALAAQNIAVRVVSMPSTNVFDRQDAAYQATVLPEGLPRIAVEAGHADGWYKYVGLNGAVVGINRFGESAPAELLFKEFGFTVENVVDTVKSVL
- a CDS encoding microcin ABC transporter permease (with YejAEF is involved in resistance to microcin C), with amino-acid sequence MYRYILHRLLLLIPTLLGILAITFAVIQFVPGGPVEQMVQQLTHGAVSGETANATAGNIMKNGNRISPEDLAALNALYGFDKPPLTRFADMVWRFARFDLGKSFFHHETVFELVKQKMPVSMSLGLWTFFLAYLICIPLGIAKAVRDGSRFDAVTGMVVLVGYTIPPFVLGLVLLVLFGGGSFFAWFPQGGLVGDDFDTLSWAGKIKDYLWHMALPITASVAGSLAVTTVLTKNVFLEEIRRQYVYTARAKGLPEKQILWKHVFRNAMIPLITGFPAAFIGAFFTGSLLIETLFSLDGLGLLSYEAVMKRDYPVVMGTLYVFTLMGLLAKLVSDISYSWVDPRIHFGGQK